One Roseimicrobium gellanilyticum DNA window includes the following coding sequences:
- a CDS encoding DMT family transporter, whose product MTLHTRSLLALIAGAIGIGFAPIFVRFSEVGPSATAFWRITLALPMMGLWAAASGGGVTRPGGRDWSVLALVGACFATDLAIWHWSIKYTSVANATLEANLASIFVVLMGWLFFGTRVSRKFLGAMAVALAGTALLVGKNAYITPDTLKGDALGVLSGVFYAGYILSVKSARDRGLSTVTIMILSGVLTAALLLPAAWLSGETIVPNTLKGWLAVVGLALVSQFGGQTLITYALARLSAAPASLGLLIQPATAAMAAWMILGEALAPAQLAGGVILLAGLWMARREG is encoded by the coding sequence GTGACTTTGCATACTCGCAGCCTTCTCGCCCTCATTGCCGGGGCCATTGGTATTGGCTTTGCCCCCATCTTTGTGAGGTTTAGCGAGGTCGGGCCGAGTGCCACAGCGTTCTGGCGGATCACGCTGGCCCTGCCCATGATGGGGCTTTGGGCTGCTGCCTCGGGTGGGGGAGTTACGCGTCCCGGCGGCAGGGACTGGTCCGTACTGGCGCTCGTTGGCGCCTGTTTTGCGACAGACCTCGCCATCTGGCATTGGTCCATCAAGTACACCTCCGTGGCGAATGCGACGCTGGAGGCGAATCTGGCCTCCATCTTTGTGGTGCTCATGGGGTGGCTCTTTTTCGGGACCAGGGTGAGCCGGAAATTCTTGGGTGCGATGGCGGTGGCCTTGGCTGGCACTGCCCTGCTGGTGGGCAAGAACGCATACATCACGCCGGATACGCTGAAGGGGGATGCTCTCGGCGTGCTTTCCGGGGTGTTCTATGCAGGATACATCCTGAGTGTGAAGTCCGCCCGGGACCGTGGGCTGAGCACCGTGACCATCATGATTCTGAGCGGGGTGCTGACGGCAGCGCTGCTCCTGCCTGCGGCCTGGCTGTCTGGGGAGACGATCGTGCCCAACACCCTGAAGGGCTGGCTGGCCGTGGTGGGTTTGGCCTTGGTATCCCAATTCGGAGGTCAGACACTGATCACCTATGCGCTGGCCCGGCTTTCTGCCGCGCCTGCATCTTTGGGCCTGCTCATCCAACCGGCTACCGCGGCGATGGCAGCATGGATGATTCTCGGTGAAGCGCTCGCACCGGCACAATTAGCCGGCGGAGTGATCCTGCTCGCGGGGTTGTGGATGGCGCGGAGGGAGGGGTAG